In Nitrosophilus alvini, the following are encoded in one genomic region:
- the rpsP gene encoding 30S ribosomal protein S16 — MTVIRLTRMGRKKKPFYRIVVTDSRKKRDGGWIESIGYYNPLTEPATVKFDEERLEYWLGVGAKMSDRVKKITGK; from the coding sequence ATGACAGTAATCAGATTGACAAGAATGGGTAGAAAGAAAAAGCCTTTCTACAGAATCGTAGTTACGGACAGTAGAAAAAAGAGAGACGGTGGATGGATAGAGTCTATCGGATATTACAATCCTCTCACAGAGCCTGCTACTGTAAAATTCGACGAAGAGAGACTTGAGTATTGGCTTGGTGTGGGTGCCAAAATGAGCGACAGAGTGAAAAAAATCACCGGTAAATAA
- a CDS encoding KH domain-containing protein: MIEKFVESYAKLIATVPEDIRVERIDKDDTFAEIIIYANRADAGKLIGKDGKMIGAIKTVISGCKAKDGISYKVNVKAIEE; encoded by the coding sequence ATGATCGAAAAGTTTGTAGAATCGTATGCAAAGCTGATTGCCACGGTTCCGGAAGATATTAGAGTAGAGAGAATCGACAAAGATGATACTTTTGCCGAGATAATCATATATGCCAACAGAGCCGATGCGGGTAAACTGATAGGCAAAGACGGCAAAATGATAGGCGCTATCAAAACCGTCATATCCGGATGCAAAGCAAAGGATGGGATAAGCTATAAAGTAAACGTAAAAGCGATAGAGGAGTGA
- the rimM gene encoding ribosome maturation factor RimM (Essential for efficient processing of 16S rRNA) yields MLEKVDVARIGKAVGLKGELKLHLFTDFPEQFKKGAKFSTKRGSLTIEYYDSKRGVVKFEGVDTPEDAKRLTNLLLSTTEEQTRKNCQLDEGEFFWFDIIGCEVFENGVRLGKVKDIHRFPGGDYLEIKTDDALVEKGHPKSFLVPFLDRYIKDVNISEERIESSGAMEILEAS; encoded by the coding sequence ATGTTGGAAAAGGTCGATGTAGCCAGGATAGGAAAGGCAGTCGGCTTGAAAGGAGAACTAAAACTCCATCTTTTTACGGATTTTCCCGAACAGTTTAAAAAAGGTGCAAAGTTTTCTACTAAAAGGGGTAGTTTAACTATAGAGTATTACGACTCCAAAAGAGGAGTTGTAAAATTTGAAGGTGTTGATACTCCCGAAGATGCAAAAAGACTTACAAATCTTCTGCTTTCCACTACCGAAGAGCAGACCAGAAAAAACTGCCAGCTTGATGAAGGCGAGTTTTTCTGGTTTGATATTATAGGGTGCGAAGTTTTTGAAAATGGTGTCAGACTCGGAAAGGTTAAAGATATTCACAGATTTCCCGGTGGCGACTATCTTGAAATAAAAACAGATGATGCACTTGTTGAAAAAGGGCATCCCAAATCTTTTCTGGTTCCTTTTTTGGACAGATATATAAAAGATGTGAACATTTCCGAAGAACGGATAGAAAGCAGCGGTGCTATGGAGATTCTGGAAGCTTCATGA
- the trmD gene encoding tRNA (guanosine(37)-N1)-methyltransferase TrmD, producing MRFTFVTLFKNLIDFYFEDSILKRAKANGLIKIDFVNPREFSKERHKKVDHYKAGGGAGMLMTPQPLCDAIESVKEKKSWVVFLTPAAKRFNQKDAKRLSKKEHIIFVTGRYEGFDERVVEIEADEVFSIGDFVLTGGELAALAMCDAISRNIEGVLGNISSLEEESFEENLLEAPAFCKPVEFRGSFIPSELLKGNHSKISALKYRMSLCKTKFYRPDLLRDSTIKDIK from the coding sequence ATGAGATTTACTTTTGTAACACTTTTTAAAAACCTGATCGATTTTTATTTTGAGGATTCCATACTAAAAAGAGCGAAAGCTAATGGGCTCATAAAAATAGACTTTGTCAACCCAAGAGAATTTTCAAAAGAGAGACACAAAAAAGTCGATCATTATAAAGCAGGGGGAGGGGCCGGTATGCTTATGACTCCCCAGCCACTCTGCGATGCAATAGAGAGCGTAAAAGAGAAAAAAAGCTGGGTTGTTTTCCTTACTCCGGCTGCAAAAAGATTCAATCAAAAAGATGCAAAGAGACTCTCAAAAAAAGAGCATATAATTTTTGTTACCGGAAGGTATGAAGGTTTTGATGAACGGGTTGTGGAAATCGAAGCGGACGAGGTTTTTTCCATAGGAGATTTTGTTCTGACCGGAGGGGAGCTTGCCGCTTTGGCAATGTGTGATGCCATAAGCCGTAACATTGAAGGCGTTTTGGGCAATATCAGCTCTTTGGAAGAGGAGAGTTTCGAGGAAAATCTTCTTGAAGCACCGGCATTTTGTAAGCCGGTTGAATTTAGAGGCAGTTTTATCCCTTCAGAGTTATTAAAGGGAAATCATAGTAAAATTAGCGCCTTAAAATATAGAATGTCACTGTGTAAAACAAAGTTTTACAGACCGGATCTTTTGAGAGATTCTACGATAAAGGATATAAAATGA
- the rplS gene encoding 50S ribosomal protein L19, whose protein sequence is MRNKYIEHFEKSQISEKSVPEFKAGDTVRVAVNIKEGNKTRVQNFEGICIAIKGEGTGKTFTVRKIGANNVGVERIFPIYSDSIVDIKVVRRGRVRRAKLFYLRGRTGKAARIKELRK, encoded by the coding sequence ATGAGAAATAAATATATAGAGCATTTTGAAAAGTCTCAGATTTCTGAAAAGAGTGTTCCTGAGTTTAAAGCGGGTGATACCGTAAGAGTTGCCGTAAATATTAAAGAGGGCAATAAAACAAGAGTCCAGAATTTTGAAGGCATATGTATTGCTATAAAAGGCGAAGGAACAGGCAAAACATTCACCGTAAGAAAAATCGGCGCCAACAATGTAGGCGTAGAAAGAATTTTCCCTATTTACAGTGACAGTATCGTTGATATAAAAGTTGTAAGAAGGGGACGTGTAAGAAGAGCCAAACTGTTCTATCTAAGAGGAAGAACAGGAAAAGCTGCAAGAATAAAAGAGCTTAGAAAATAA
- the smpB gene encoding SsrA-binding protein SmpB encodes MKVIARNKKAFHDFEILERFEAGIVLEGSEVKAIRAGRVNLKDSFIKIVKGEPFIFGMHISHLSTSAAHFRPDEKRPRKLLLHKKEINKLIGKTSEKGLTIVPLKLYFNNRNIAKLEIALAKGKTLHDKREAIKKKMMDKEARAAMKNY; translated from the coding sequence ATGAAAGTCATAGCAAGAAACAAAAAAGCTTTTCACGATTTTGAGATACTGGAGAGGTTTGAAGCCGGCATCGTTCTTGAAGGAAGCGAAGTAAAAGCTATAAGAGCCGGTCGTGTAAACCTGAAGGACAGTTTTATAAAAATAGTAAAAGGCGAGCCTTTTATATTTGGTATGCATATCTCTCATCTAAGCACTTCTGCCGCACACTTCAGGCCGGATGAAAAGAGACCAAGAAAACTTCTTCTTCACAAAAAAGAGATAAACAAGCTCATAGGAAAAACTTCAGAAAAAGGGCTTACCATAGTTCCTTTGAAGCTATATTTTAACAATAGAAATATTGCCAAACTTGAAATTGCCCTTGCAAAAGGGAAGACTTTGCATGATAAAAGAGAAGCCATCAAGAAAAAGATGATGGATAAAGAAGCCAGAGCCGCTATGAAGAACTACTGA
- a CDS encoding 4-(cytidine 5'-diphospho)-2-C-methyl-D-erythritol kinase: MKAKSYAKVNIFLKIVGTRGDYHELISRFVLVKNLYDIVSFEEKETKGFELEGDFGCDTKENTIYKAYKLLCDLDKRVEIFFRSHKVTVQKQIPSFAGLGGGSSNAAVFITMANDAIGLGLSKKQMAELGKRVGADVPFFIHGYNSANVSGIGEIVEPFEEETLEFDIITPRIKCDTKEIYAVFRKRFLKHTDIAFAKKLASMKSKYIMENYEATEVNDLLKAALVVKPELKEYLQPGWFMSGSGSSFFRLKYMKEKHKNESHSKKQKSFSRF; encoded by the coding sequence ATGAAAGCAAAATCCTACGCAAAAGTTAATATATTTTTAAAAATTGTTGGAACTAGAGGAGATTATCACGAACTGATTTCCAGATTTGTTCTTGTCAAAAATCTTTACGATATTGTCAGTTTCGAGGAAAAAGAGACAAAGGGTTTCGAGCTTGAGGGAGATTTCGGGTGCGATACAAAAGAAAACACCATATATAAAGCATATAAACTTCTCTGCGATCTGGACAAAAGAGTCGAAATATTTTTTCGGTCCCACAAAGTTACTGTCCAAAAACAGATACCATCTTTTGCAGGACTGGGCGGCGGAAGCTCCAATGCAGCCGTTTTTATAACTATGGCCAATGATGCCATAGGTCTTGGTCTCTCAAAAAAGCAAATGGCAGAACTCGGCAAAAGAGTCGGCGCAGATGTTCCCTTTTTCATACATGGATACAATAGTGCAAATGTAAGCGGCATTGGAGAGATAGTAGAGCCGTTTGAAGAAGAGACGCTTGAATTTGATATAATTACACCCCGGATAAAATGCGATACAAAAGAGATCTACGCGGTTTTCAGAAAGAGATTTTTAAAGCATACAGATATTGCCTTTGCAAAAAAACTGGCGTCAATGAAAAGCAAATATATTATGGAAAATTATGAAGCAACGGAAGTAAATGACCTTTTAAAAGCGGCTCTTGTTGTAAAACCGGAACTAAAAGAATATCTACAGCCTGGCTGGTTTATGAGCGGCAGCGGCAGCAGCTTTTTCAGACTCAAATATATGAAGGAAAAACACAAAAATGAAAGTCATAGCAAGAAACAAAAAAGCTTTTCACGATTTTGA
- the truB gene encoding tRNA pseudouridine(55) synthase TruB: MTINEGKKTEKQKKSFTFALDSSSRLFVAYKPPFISSNSFLHRIKKKYRVKKAGFSGTLDPFAKGVLIIAFGSYTKLFRFLDKTPKVYRATLWLGTHSPTLDIENIEKIDQLLPFAEEKIKNVVEELKGEIEYIPPKYSAKKIEGVRSYELARQNAEFSLKPVKSYIYDIKLLRYSHPFLTFEAEVSEGTYIRSIGKMIAEKLGTTGALSMLDRIREGKFVYENEIALDPLKYLKIPKNRCALSDNEVWDGKKIEPDDLEIRDDGYYYIEYKNFFSIIKVEKDKVSYEINRLPKTEKLKQEN; encoded by the coding sequence TTGACAATAAACGAAGGAAAAAAAACAGAAAAACAGAAAAAATCTTTTACCTTCGCTCTTGATTCTTCATCACGGTTGTTTGTTGCCTATAAACCTCCGTTTATAAGTTCAAACAGTTTTCTTCATCGTATCAAAAAAAAATATAGAGTCAAAAAAGCCGGATTTTCCGGTACACTCGATCCTTTTGCAAAGGGTGTGCTAATTATCGCTTTTGGAAGCTATACTAAACTTTTCAGATTTTTGGATAAAACACCGAAAGTCTACAGAGCAACTCTCTGGCTCGGGACCCACAGCCCAACCCTGGATATAGAAAATATAGAAAAAATTGATCAGCTGCTCCCGTTTGCGGAAGAAAAAATAAAAAATGTTGTAGAGGAACTGAAAGGAGAAATAGAGTATATACCGCCTAAATATTCCGCAAAAAAGATCGAAGGCGTTCGTTCATATGAACTTGCGAGACAAAATGCCGAGTTTTCCTTAAAGCCTGTAAAATCATATATATACGATATAAAACTTTTAAGATATTCCCACCCTTTCCTCACTTTCGAAGCCGAAGTATCCGAAGGAACATACATAAGAAGTATCGGTAAAATGATCGCGGAAAAATTGGGAACAACAGGCGCTTTGAGTATGCTTGATAGAATCAGAGAGGGAAAGTTTGTCTATGAAAACGAAATTGCTCTTGATCCTCTCAAATATCTCAAAATTCCAAAAAACAGGTGTGCTCTCAGCGATAATGAGGTATGGGACGGCAAAAAAATAGAACCGGACGACCTTGAAATAAGAGACGATGGATACTACTATATCGAATATAAAAATTTCTTCTCCATAATCAAAGTTGAAAAAGATAAAGTTTCATATGAAATAAACAGATTGCCGAAAACAGAAAAGTTAAAACAGGAAAATTGA
- a CDS encoding ATP-dependent helicase — protein sequence MDKIFENLNEAQIEAVKKIDGPLLILAGAGSGKTKTITSRLAYLLAAGIDPANTLTLTFTNKAAKEMRDRALSLIDNSIYPPLLCTFHKFGLLFLKFHIEEIGRKNSFVIIDTDDKKRVLKSFEPDLPISLIASEISRYKNSLIEPEIALEKAQLPNYKKIASLYQKYQNYLKENNLVDFDDLLALTYKILDKNEDLCRDTSQRYQYIMIDEYQDTNELQYKIVKKLCCTHNNICVVGDDDQSIYGWRGANIKNILEFPNSFENTTVIKLETNYRSTEEILKAANMLIEHNRNRLGKNLKSVAGPGKKIEVYESKDETEESYKIAKKIRELLDQGADPNEIAVLFRINALSRSLEEGLNKAGVPYKLVGAIRFYERAEIKDLISYLRIIANPHDDFSLKRIINKPKRGIGKVTFEKMQKAAFLNKTPIIQYLAEANEEELISLIGKKNYKTINEFIENIKYLRKISSQSLYNFVDEIEKVFEIRKFYESLPDGFERVLNIDEFYGYFRDFIKQNPESSLDEFLNELSLQSDQDQIDAETISIMSIHASKGLEFRYLFVIGMEEGFFPLIGDGSDIEEERRLGYVAITRAKEELVLSHVKSRFYKGRRTELQKSRFLKEAGLCKGSLTIEKSTSFKKGDLVKHKIFGMGRVTGVSKVGREFKLSINFGGQKREILASFVEKI from the coding sequence ATGGACAAGATTTTCGAAAACCTTAACGAAGCACAGATAGAAGCGGTAAAAAAGATAGACGGTCCTCTCTTGATACTAGCAGGGGCGGGAAGCGGCAAAACAAAAACAATTACGAGCAGATTGGCATATCTTCTTGCGGCAGGTATCGACCCGGCAAACACTTTGACTCTGACTTTTACCAACAAAGCGGCAAAAGAGATGAGAGACAGAGCTCTTTCTTTGATTGACAACTCCATCTACCCTCCTCTTCTTTGCACTTTTCATAAGTTCGGACTTCTTTTTCTGAAATTTCATATAGAGGAGATAGGACGAAAAAACAGTTTTGTCATAATAGATACAGATGACAAAAAGAGAGTTCTGAAATCCTTCGAACCCGATCTTCCCATATCACTGATTGCCAGCGAAATATCAAGATACAAAAACTCTCTTATAGAACCTGAAATTGCCCTGGAAAAAGCGCAGTTGCCCAACTATAAAAAGATAGCCTCCTTGTATCAGAAATATCAGAACTATCTCAAAGAGAACAATCTTGTAGATTTTGACGATCTGCTGGCGCTTACATACAAAATACTCGACAAAAACGAAGATTTGTGTCGCGATACCAGCCAAAGATACCAGTATATAATGATTGACGAATATCAGGACACCAATGAGCTACAGTATAAAATAGTAAAAAAACTCTGCTGTACACACAACAATATTTGCGTAGTAGGCGATGACGATCAGAGTATATACGGCTGGAGAGGTGCAAATATAAAAAACATTCTCGAATTTCCAAACTCTTTCGAAAACACAACCGTTATAAAGTTAGAGACCAACTACCGTTCCACCGAAGAGATACTCAAAGCCGCAAATATGCTGATAGAACACAACAGAAACCGTCTTGGGAAAAACCTCAAAAGCGTGGCCGGACCCGGAAAAAAGATAGAGGTTTACGAATCGAAAGATGAAACGGAAGAGTCTTACAAGATAGCAAAAAAGATAAGAGAACTTCTTGACCAGGGTGCAGACCCCAACGAAATAGCCGTACTTTTCAGAATAAACGCACTCAGCCGCTCTTTAGAAGAAGGTCTTAACAAAGCAGGAGTTCCCTATAAACTGGTGGGAGCCATAAGATTTTACGAACGTGCCGAGATAAAAGACCTTATAAGTTATCTGAGAATCATAGCAAATCCTCATGACGACTTCTCACTCAAAAGAATCATCAACAAACCCAAAAGAGGTATCGGAAAAGTAACTTTTGAAAAGATGCAAAAAGCCGCCTTTTTGAATAAAACTCCCATAATACAATATCTTGCCGAGGCAAATGAGGAAGAGCTTATATCATTGATAGGAAAGAAAAACTATAAAACAATCAATGAGTTTATAGAAAATATCAAATATCTAAGAAAAATCTCTTCGCAATCTCTGTACAACTTTGTAGATGAGATCGAAAAAGTTTTTGAAATAAGAAAATTTTACGAGTCTCTGCCGGACGGTTTTGAAAGAGTTCTCAATATAGACGAATTTTACGGATACTTTAGAGATTTCATAAAACAAAATCCGGAGAGTTCCCTTGATGAGTTTTTAAACGAACTCTCTCTTCAAAGTGATCAGGACCAGATAGACGCAGAAACCATATCCATTATGAGTATTCATGCAAGCAAGGGACTTGAATTCAGATATCTATTCGTAATAGGTATGGAAGAGGGATTTTTCCCGCTTATAGGAGACGGCAGCGATATCGAGGAGGAGAGACGTCTTGGATATGTAGCGATTACCCGGGCAAAAGAGGAACTGGTACTCAGCCATGTAAAAAGCAGATTTTACAAAGGAAGAAGAACCGAGCTTCAAAAGAGCAGATTCTTAAAAGAGGCAGGTCTTTGTAAAGGAAGTCTCACTATAGAAAAATCGACTTCTTTCAAAAAAGGCGACCTTGTAAAACATAAAATATTCGGCATGGGAAGAGTAACGGGGGTCAGCAAGGTGGGAAGGGAATTCAAACTGTCCATAAATTTCGGCGGCCAGAAGAGAGAGATTTTGGCATCTTTTGTTGAAAAAATATAA
- a CDS encoding LysR family transcriptional regulator, with translation MLRDFSKLETFLTVVREKSFSKASAKLGISQPAVTQQIKFLEDYLDTKIVERKKNGIKLTKEGEEVYRIAQKLERAIMNAEKDLFKIINKEVTFVIGASFTIGNYVLPDVLNNIKEAIKNDVLIKVDVSENVINQVLEKKYDIGLIESPIFKEGLIYREWMEDELVLFSNSPLPKYVRKEDLYNFDWICREEGSHTRKLVSEVFESMGVECKSFNVKSEVSSSTAVKLTILKSPKSVERPTVSIMSRYVIAEEVEQGKLYEARIKGFRIKRKFYIAYLKERKHDAFIEKVVDFLLKLKK, from the coding sequence ATGTTGAGAGATTTTTCAAAACTAGAGACCTTTCTGACCGTTGTCAGAGAAAAAAGTTTTTCAAAAGCATCTGCCAAACTAGGGATTTCACAGCCTGCAGTCACACAGCAGATAAAATTTCTTGAGGATTATCTTGATACAAAGATAGTTGAAAGAAAGAAAAACGGTATAAAGCTCACCAAAGAGGGAGAAGAGGTCTATAGAATAGCACAAAAGCTTGAACGTGCCATTATGAATGCGGAAAAGGACCTTTTCAAAATAATAAACAAAGAGGTCACTTTCGTAATAGGCGCCTCTTTTACTATAGGGAACTATGTTCTTCCTGATGTATTGAACAATATAAAAGAGGCTATAAAAAATGATGTTTTGATAAAAGTCGATGTATCCGAAAATGTTATCAATCAGGTTCTTGAAAAGAAATACGATATAGGACTTATAGAGTCACCGATATTTAAAGAGGGACTTATATACAGAGAGTGGATGGAAGACGAGCTGGTACTTTTTTCCAATTCGCCTTTGCCAAAGTATGTAAGAAAAGAGGATCTTTACAACTTTGACTGGATCTGTCGTGAAGAGGGAAGCCATACGAGAAAACTCGTGTCGGAAGTTTTCGAATCTATGGGAGTCGAGTGTAAAAGTTTCAATGTAAAAAGTGAAGTGAGCAGTTCAACCGCTGTTAAGTTGACTATACTAAAAAGCCCAAAAAGTGTGGAGAGGCCTACTGTATCGATTATGTCAAGATATGTTATAGCCGAAGAGGTTGAGCAGGGTAAACTGTATGAAGCAAGAATAAAAGGTTTTAGAATAAAAAGAAAGTTTTATATCGCCTATCTCAAAGAGAGAAAACATGATGCATTTATCGAGAAAGTCGTAGATTTTCTTTTAAAACTTAAAAAGTAA
- a CDS encoding aminotransferase class IV family protein yields MLFETIKIENGRIFHIDYHNKRANRSRLELFGSKEALNLSDYIEPPKNGLFRCKIWYGESFGKTEYFRYSPRVVKVLKIIESDIEYPYKYSDRKEIDRLFAKRESADDILIVKNGYIRDTSIANIAFFDSEKWITPNTPLLKGICRERLIDEGKIIEEEIKTTDLKFFKKYALLNAMTEFKIIENGIILQ; encoded by the coding sequence TTGCTGTTTGAGACGATAAAAATCGAAAACGGCCGGATTTTCCATATCGATTATCACAACAAAAGAGCAAATAGATCTAGACTTGAGCTCTTCGGCTCAAAAGAGGCTCTGAATCTTTCTGATTATATAGAGCCTCCTAAAAACGGTCTTTTCAGATGCAAAATCTGGTATGGAGAAAGTTTCGGTAAAACTGAATATTTCAGATACTCCCCACGAGTTGTAAAAGTCCTCAAAATCATAGAGTCCGATATAGAGTATCCATATAAATACAGTGACAGGAAAGAGATCGACAGACTCTTTGCAAAAAGAGAGAGTGCGGACGATATTCTGATAGTAAAAAACGGATATATAAGAGATACTTCTATAGCAAATATCGCATTTTTCGACTCGGAAAAATGGATTACACCAAATACGCCTTTACTAAAAGGAATCTGCAGAGAAAGACTCATTGACGAGGGAAAAATTATCGAAGAAGAGATAAAAACAACGGATCTGAAATTTTTTAAAAAATATGCACTTCTAAACGCAATGACAGAGTTCAAAATCATCGAAAATGGTATAATTTTGCAATAA